TAAGATTGAGCCAAATTAGCACACCACTGAACATATTCTTTTCCATCATTTCCATACGATCCAATAACATTCCCATACTCATTTTCAATCTTTTGATCAtgccaagaaaataaatataattaattaattaattaaaattggtaaaggcagaaaaaaataataataattataactCACAAACCTGAGAAATAATTATAGGTCCGCCTTGTGAAGCAAAGAGATTCTCATGTTTCATCATGTCCACAATCACCGTCGTAAAATTTGACATCTCGTTCTAATTATATATTTGAGAATTGAGAGGGATAattaaattattgtaattataagagaatttaatttaattataatttaagtatcaaagttttttaattaattaccataaacacatcattttttgtCCTGAACTTGATGCCTGGGATGTTGTGCAACCACACTGGAAACCCTCTggcaataattaaaaaataaaaataaaataaatgtaagagaaaaataaataaataaataaataaaaaattgacaattataACGTTAATTACCCATAATTCCATTCTGCACACACATATGGCCCAATCCTAAGAACGGCATAAAGCCCTTCATCTTGTACGGTTTTGAGAAATCTCACAAGGTCAAGATTTCCCGAAAAGTCATACtaacaaatagaaaataaaaattgtcaattaccattatttatatttataaaaccaattatttggaaataaaataaataaaaaagagggaagaaatAGAGAAAACCTGACGACGTTGAGCTTCATGAGCATTCCAAAACACGTAGGTCTCAATTGTGTTTAGTCCACcctcttttgcttttttaatcAACGATGGCCACATCTATAAgtaaatattagaaaaataaataaataaataaaagcccAGAATTAGAAAATAATTATAGCAAAACATAAAATCCGAACCGGCTGAGAGAGTATAGGTTTCCCGATTCTAAAATTTGTGCATAATTTGAGACGGAATAAGGAATAAGGGTAAGCGTTAGAGGGTACCTTAGTCTTTGCTTATGGtgaaagtaaaaggaaacaatattttataaaataatacattaaataaaaaaaaaaattaacactcTAATTATGATTAGAACTTACTCCAGGAGTACTACGGGGATAATGAATTGAACCAGACAAAAGAATTCTCCTTTCTCCATCAATGGTAATTGCTCTTCCATCATGTGAAACATTTAGGGCAAATGAAGGCAAAGTGatgaataaaaagaaagcaGAGATCAATAAGAAAATAGAGGACGCCATGAATATTACAGATGATCAAGTAAACGATGGGATCACgaaaaagaaagatggaaaTAGAATTCATGCTCATGACTTATTTATACAAGAGTTGAAGTAATTGAATTGGACTAAGATTATGGAATTACAGTTCATCCAAAAAACAtgttattaattcatttttatctaTAATGCGATATCTTTCAGCATTATTAATCGATATAATTAACCGATAATCCATTTCATTAATGTCCATCTAGAATGAGATAAAACAATAGATTGATGATAGAGTTCCACGTACAATTAAAGAAAGTACTACTATTCTATTACAAATTGTTATGAGAATGGAGTTATATATGgaataatgatttaatattagaatatatgttATAATAAGAATAATTACCTTTTAGAGGAATGGTAATTCAGAGTCCTAATAGCATTCACGTAACGTAAAAGGTAATTATTCTCTGTAAGGTAAATATCCTATTATAACATATTTtctaacataaataaaatatcctactataaaatgagtaatgctacatgtCCCTCTTGTGTTTCTCTTGAGTCTTTACAAAAATGATGttgctattaaaatcactattagactTGTAATTggttattattggattttgatcagatggtaattttaatagccacatcattcttggagggactcaagaatgacttctagaattactcactataacatatattctaatattaatTACAGTTTCACATAAAACTTCATTCCCGTAATAGAACTTGTATTTATCTTCTTATCTACCTTCTTAGCCGTAGtataagggtgcgtttgggattgcaaTTTCATTGgctaaaagtgtaattttaaaccaaattgtagAAACTGAATTGTTTGAtgttgcattttaaaaaaattgtgctttgaAAACGTTAAAATCTGCGTTTTAAAATCGTAGGTAAAGagttgctttttttaaaaaaaaaaaaaaaaaaaaaaagaaaagaaaaaggcacaattttaaaactaaactacaattttaaagatcaaatcacaattttgccaaacacttaactatgtttttaaaaatcatgctTTCAAATCATGTATTTTTAAGTCAcacattttgaaattacaaacCCAAACAGACCATAAGACTTATTATTCGTAGAAATCCTATTGTAGTATTGTTCCTTTAGTCTTAAGTCTTCAATTATCCGTAGGAGTATGAGTAGTTTTACTGTAATTCTAGGTGGCTTATTTGTGTCATAAAAAATGacgtggctattaaaatcactattggacttttgattgatcattattgaattttgattaaaaagtgattttaatagtcacattattcttagtaggacacaatgTTATTGCAATAGCATGAATCTAGTCATAGTTGTCTTTCTTTTACCTAGTTTTTCCTTGTGTTCGTACTTCATTTACTAGGACAAGTGTAAagaatgaaaaatgcaaaattattaaaaattgtggTTTGTTTTCAATCCTAATTGGATTTGTTTATGGTTTCTCTACCCCCGAAATGAGCTATCGTGGTTTGCTGTAATTTAGTAGGATACTGATAACGAGGAGAaatgctattattattattattatttttttcttccatttattagaatttatattttttaaaaatttcaccTTTGAATTTATATAACAGAAATAGAAATAAAGGAATAGCATGTATCGATAAAtaattgtataaaataaataaagattttgaATAATCCCGCTCCCATATATGGTATTAGGCTACAAATGTTTGATCAATAATTAAGCAGGTGACCAaaggatagctcaatcggctggagatcacgccttatgaagcaaTCCCCAGTTAATTTATTAGATTATTTTATCTTGAGGAGCTCATGACTCACGTTTCTTTCTGAATTGAACAAACTTTTCTGTTTGAGCAACTCATAGATAGAGTATAATATTGACTAAAATTGAAATTCCCTTTCATAATTAGATTATTCAGAAATTCTACAAACTCATTTCTTACACAATTTTTATACAACTGGAATGGCGTGAAATGCTCATAAATCATTAAATCAACATTTGTTAAAAAAGGCCCATATATCTTATGGTTTATTGACACTCCATATCAGCCCAGTTGTACATTAATTATAAAAGagttgagtttttaaatttactcTAGATTattatatcaaattttaaaaaaattccactcccttttttaattttttagttttagttttttttaaaatatatatatatatattttttataaagttttttttcgCCGTTAAAGAAGATATTGACAATTTTCAGTAGCTGGAAAACATTAGAAAGACATTAGGCAGCGGTCTAAGCCCAAGTCATAccaaaaggcccaaaaagcTTAGCCTTGTTCCTTAACTTGGCCCCAATAAATTGATAAGGAAGCCCAATTTCGGAATTAAAAATTTGCATGGGCGGCCCACATACTTCCGCCAAATCGGAAAACACCATTGGTGATGTCACTTTTTTGGTCGGACACCAACGGCAGCACTCAGCTTCCCTTCTCCCAGTTAGCGAGAGATTGAAACTACTTGCTGGTCAAAGCCATGGCCATAGCCGCCGCCATTTCTCTACCTCTCACATCCCCGACTCGCTGTTATCTCAACATCACCGATCAACTTcgatctctttcttcttcttactCCTCTTTCTCTACTTGTCAATTCAATTTCTTCAAGAAAGATAGCACTCGGATATGCCCTAGTGTTCGCGTTTCGGCGTCTGCCTCCATGAGCATCCAAACTCCCGAGAAAGCCTCCCCTCCGACGTCGTTTCTGGACCGACGAGAGAGTGGGTTCCTTCACTTCGTCAAGTACCACGGCCTCGGCAACGACTTTATCTTGGTAATTTGTCAATAATcggatttcaaaaaaatttaaaaatgaaaatttagagCAATGTTTGAATAGAAagatttagtttttaaagaaaatgatattgattattgattttgcaAATGAATTTGAATAGGTGGATAATAGGAATTCATCAGAGCCTAAGATCACACCGGAACAAGCCGTGAAGCTGTGTGATCGGAACTTTGGGATTGGTGCTGATGGGGTGATATTCGTGATGCCGGGCATCAATGGCACTGACTATACCATGAGGATTTTCAATTCCGATGGTAGCGAACCAGaggtaattttcctttttcactaTTAGTTCAATCTTACATATGATACTTGCTCTGCACTTGGGAGTTAGAATATCATACACCGAAAATTCTATTCTTTCTGAATATGTAAAATTTCTAGCTCTTTGTGTTTACTGTGTATACGTCAGACTCTTAGTgaagtttgtgtttgtttttctagATGTGTGGTAATGGTGTGAGATGCTTCGCCAGATTCATTGCCGAGCTTGAGAATTTGCAGGGGAAGCAAAGGTGTGGTTTTGAGTTTACTTTGTCTTGATAATTTTCTTACTTAACAACTCTTGCCAGGTTACGGCTTACTGAAGCAATATATTaaaggtttcttcttttcttttcttgtgtgCGTGTGTATGTGGCTTCATCGGTGTGTGAAAACTTTGATTCAAATACAGTGTTTCAGTTATTGAAAACCTGGCCTACTTTAACTTTTATTGACAATGCTTGTTTCTTCATATTTCTGCAGTTTCACTGTACATACAGGTGCCGGTCTAATTGTGCCAGAAATTCAAGATGATGGGCAGGTATATCATTGTGGACATTATGTGTTGCAATTTACATGATCTTGGGCATGGGAGGTGCTTTCTGGGCATTAAATATATGATGCTTGCATACCATATGACTAGTCAGAACTACTTAAACTTGCTACAGCACTGATTGGATCCCCTGTAGCATTTTTATGACCATGTTTTTATATAGAAAAGTTTTTCTACTTATGAACTAATAACCAACTCTATGGTATTTGgtgcttattttttatttttccaacatTGGTCTTTACAATTTCAGGTTAAAGTTGATATGGGAGAACCCATACTTAAAGCATCTGATGTACCTACAAGATTACCTGCAAATAAAGATCAATCTGTTGTCAAGGCAGGGCTAAATGTAGACGGAGTAACCTGGAATGCGACCTGTGTTAGTATGGGAAATCCTCACTGTGTAATTTTTGGTTCAGAAGAAGCCCAGGTATGTATTGTGGACAACTAAGAGAATAAGTTGTGATTTTCAGTTACTTTGATGTAGAAGTTCTATGCTGCCTTTGCTTTGAAACTCTATGTGCTTTTTGGCACTTCTTTTATCATGATCTTATTGAAATGTATATGACATGGGGTTTTTGCTTGCTTTAGTTAGGTGTTTCCTGTTGTATACTTCCTTGTGTACGTAgaggcgccttacgcttttaataatattttcgattacttatcaaaaaaagaaatgtatatGACATGGCGAAAGAAAGGACACCTGTAATCGATGAGCTTAAATATTTTTGAACAATGAGGAATGCTTTGACTGTGATATGTTGGTAATTCAATCAATTGATAGTATCTAAGCTCTCCATGATGTGAATGTCAAGTATTAATGTATCTCTGTATATTTTCTGGTCTGACATTTGGCATTGTCAAACAATAGTTGGACATTGTAAATTATATAGTTAGTCTACCTATTCCCTTGTTGAGATGTTTTTTCTCTGAATGAATTACCTCTGCTGATTTTAAATCTTTTGCTTTATGCTTTTGATCAAACAGAATTTGCAGGTTGATGAATTAAAGTTAGCTGAAATTGGTCCAAAGTTTGAGCATCATGAGATGTTCCCAGCACGAACTAACACAGGTCAgatttttcaatctttggagATGATTGGGTTTTATGGTTTATTGTCCTTGTTTCTTTCTATGCAAGTTTAAAACTAATAGATGGATTTGTGCTGGCAAATGACCACTGAGAGGCCTGTTGCCTTTCCCTGTTTATCTGTGTTTCAAATTCTGGCCCCATGTTCCTTTAGGACATAGGTGGATGGAGTAGTATCTCAATTTCTTAGCTGTTTTGAGCCATATTGATCCAGTATATGCATTGGTGCAGAACATAGTTTTGCTTCTTAAACCTAAATGAGCTAGTGAAGCAAATGCAGGGAGATCTGTGCATTATTGTCATGGTACTTTTCAAGAGTCTCATAGAAGCTTACCCCCAGGAAGCCATCTAAATTCCAAATTATGTTGACTGTTAATGAAGTGATAAAATAAATCCTATAACAAACAGCATGGTTCATCTGGAAAGCTTCATTAAATCAATCTTTTGATGTAGCCATTTATCGGTATTCGGGGTTTAGGTGAGCGTTCTAGAATTGTCGTCATTAAAGCTTCTTGATCCACTTTATGGCATTGAAAGAGACATCAACAGATCCAGTTTACTTTTAGGAGTCTGGTACCGTTTCCCTTTATGTCATGTATTTCATGTATTTGGTacttaagtttttggatttcctttttgCAAACATACGGAGTATCAAATGTTTCATCCTTTCcattttaaataattgtttATTCAAAAG
Above is a genomic segment from Corylus avellana chromosome ca9, CavTom2PMs-1.0 containing:
- the LOC132191485 gene encoding diaminopimelate epimerase, chloroplastic, which encodes MAIAAAISLPLTSPTRCYLNITDQLRSLSSSYSSFSTCQFNFFKKDSTRICPSVRVSASASMSIQTPEKASPPTSFLDRRESGFLHFVKYHGLGNDFILVDNRNSSEPKITPEQAVKLCDRNFGIGADGVIFVMPGINGTDYTMRIFNSDGSEPEMCGNGVRCFARFIAELENLQGKQSFTVHTGAGLIVPEIQDDGQVKVDMGEPILKASDVPTRLPANKDQSVVKAGLNVDGVTWNATCVSMGNPHCVIFGSEEAQNLQVDELKLAEIGPKFEHHEMFPARTNTEFVQVFSPSHLKMRVWERGAGATLACGTGACATVVAAVLEGRAGRNCTVELPGGPLQIEWREKDNHVYMTGPAEAVFYGSVPL